In one Bacteroidota bacterium genomic region, the following are encoded:
- a CDS encoding AAA family ATPase encodes MPIHVALLIALVTLILGTVLGWILGTTRGPLVIVAEEAGDRGSGIGDGEGNGETGKRGDGDEQSPPHRDTAAPPQPEEDRPTASPLSHDTAAPFPTLEACLAALEDAIAYNSTPASVRSHPAFAAGVALLADEPLGKLRSMADESARSSDRERNRGLLALDALRVRPDVSPTLAAGLVPLVSQQGTVAALFTLDTIAAHGADRAVAGDLLAQLDDSWASEPDRLHLLAFLDARHTAGDPFTVDDGTLARLTPYDVREETLPLLNRLDAPDALGEAVARVEARLDAWEKQQVNTAFLGGVGRVVTESGPHIGHPALTADVDAMVRALTAPTPRSVIVTGESGSGRTTTIRALETRLRKQGWTIFEADATDLLAGQMYIGQLEERVTNVVKQIADRPVLWVAPRFGEFVHAGQYREKPTGALDMLLPAIQRGTVRLVGEVTPEAYRQLVRERPRVRTLMDTVEIEPMSAKDAQGLVTRWMLFTYGEGAFADADVLPEARALAEQMHPKVLPGALFDIVKLVLQRRQAEPPDEVSKTRKKLRITREDLLAGVASLTGLPTALLDDRAGLDLPGLRTHFEGRVLGQPEAVDALVDRVALLKAGLTDPTRPYGVFLFVGPTGTGKTEIAKALAAYLFGAEDRMIRLDMSEFQTADALDRLLGTAEGAHGPEALVDQVRKQPFAVVLLDEFEKAAPAVWDLFLQVFDDGRLTDRRGATTDFRHTIVILTSNVGSRVATRPGLGFGGAPEAFTADTVQQRLAGTFRKEFLNRLDRIVVFQPLRRPVMRKLLDLELTKALDRRGLRHRGWAVEFDAAALEFLLDEGFTPDLGARPLKRAVERHLLTPLARTIVAHAAPEGDQFLFVRGATDAKGRGGLEVEFVDPDADDGTPLPNAEDVGETLEAVALDAQGTPAELALVLDQYDALAAAVDDDAWAQAKSEAYARMADGAFWSDPGRFETLGRAEFMDRIEAGLDTADSLLERLEDVRAKGNATLPRSVMQRVAHQLFLLREALATLEEQAPRAAVVRIEAEVTDAAWAGEVAGMYQRWAVHRRMRLDVIADDAQGNGSGPAFQRTFAVSGFGAWRLLDAEAGLHVHETPKDGNQNGYDRTVARVTVVPCPEPLPAAPAERAAVCHAALAAATEAGRPEIVRRYREAPSPLVRDAVRGWRTGRLDRVLDGHFDLIGAGS; translated from the coding sequence GTGCCGATCCACGTCGCCCTACTCATCGCGCTCGTCACCCTGATCCTTGGAACGGTGCTCGGCTGGATTCTCGGCACTACCCGTGGGCCGCTGGTGATCGTCGCAGAGGAGGCAGGGGATAGGGGATCGGGGATAGGGGATGGGGAAGGCAACGGAGAGACTGGAAAGCGAGGAGACGGCGACGAGCAGTCACCGCCGCACCGCGACACCGCCGCGCCGCCGCAGCCCGAGGAAGACCGACCCACCGCGTCACCGCTGAGCCACGACACCGCTGCACCCTTCCCTACCCTCGAAGCCTGCCTCGCGGCGCTCGAAGACGCCATCGCCTACAACAGCACGCCCGCGTCGGTGCGGAGCCACCCGGCGTTCGCGGCGGGCGTGGCGTTGCTGGCTGACGAGCCGCTCGGGAAGCTGCGCTCGATGGCCGACGAGAGCGCGCGGAGCAGTGACCGCGAGCGCAACCGGGGCCTCCTCGCGCTCGACGCGCTGCGCGTGCGGCCCGACGTGTCGCCCACGCTCGCGGCGGGCCTCGTGCCGCTCGTGAGCCAGCAGGGCACCGTGGCCGCCCTCTTCACGCTCGACACCATCGCGGCGCACGGCGCTGACCGTGCCGTGGCGGGCGACCTTCTCGCACAGCTCGACGACTCCTGGGCCTCAGAGCCGGACCGGTTACACCTTCTCGCCTTCCTCGACGCTCGCCACACCGCGGGTGATCCGTTCACCGTAGACGACGGGACGCTGGCTCGCCTCACGCCGTACGACGTGCGGGAGGAAACGCTGCCGCTGCTCAACCGCCTTGACGCACCGGACGCCCTCGGCGAGGCCGTCGCACGCGTGGAGGCCCGCCTCGATGCGTGGGAAAAGCAGCAGGTCAATACGGCCTTTCTGGGGGGCGTCGGACGCGTCGTCACCGAGTCCGGGCCACATATTGGGCATCCGGCCCTGACCGCCGACGTGGACGCGATGGTGCGGGCGCTTACCGCGCCCACTCCGCGCTCGGTGATCGTGACCGGCGAGAGCGGCAGCGGGCGCACGACGACGATCCGGGCGCTGGAGACCCGGCTGCGCAAACAGGGCTGGACCATCTTCGAGGCCGACGCCACCGACCTCCTCGCCGGACAGATGTACATCGGCCAGCTCGAAGAGCGCGTCACGAACGTGGTCAAGCAGATTGCCGATCGGCCGGTGCTGTGGGTCGCGCCGCGCTTCGGCGAGTTCGTCCACGCGGGGCAGTACCGCGAGAAGCCCACCGGCGCTCTCGACATGCTGCTCCCGGCCATCCAGCGCGGGACGGTGCGGCTCGTCGGCGAGGTCACGCCCGAGGCGTATCGCCAACTTGTCCGCGAGCGGCCCCGCGTGCGCACACTCATGGACACGGTCGAGATCGAGCCGATGTCAGCTAAAGACGCACAGGGGCTCGTGACGCGGTGGATGCTGTTCACCTATGGCGAGGGGGCCTTTGCCGATGCCGATGTGCTGCCGGAAGCCCGAGCGCTCGCCGAACAAATGCATCCGAAAGTGCTCCCCGGTGCGCTCTTCGACATCGTCAAGCTGGTGCTTCAACGCCGGCAGGCGGAGCCTCCCGACGAGGTCTCGAAGACGCGCAAGAAGCTTCGCATCACGCGTGAGGACCTGCTCGCGGGCGTTGCCAGCCTGACGGGCCTCCCAACGGCGCTCCTCGACGACCGCGCGGGGCTCGACCTGCCCGGGCTCCGCACGCACTTCGAGGGGCGTGTGCTCGGCCAGCCCGAAGCCGTGGACGCGCTCGTGGACCGTGTCGCGCTCCTGAAGGCGGGCCTCACCGACCCGACGCGCCCGTACGGTGTGTTCCTCTTCGTCGGGCCGACAGGCACGGGCAAGACCGAGATCGCGAAGGCACTCGCCGCCTACCTCTTTGGCGCCGAAGACCGCATGATCCGGCTCGACATGAGCGAGTTCCAGACCGCCGACGCGCTCGACCGGCTCCTCGGCACGGCCGAGGGCGCGCACGGCCCCGAGGCGCTCGTGGATCAGGTCCGCAAGCAGCCGTTTGCGGTCGTGCTGCTCGACGAGTTCGAGAAGGCCGCGCCCGCCGTGTGGGACCTCTTCCTGCAGGTCTTCGACGATGGCCGCCTCACCGACCGCCGCGGCGCGACGACCGACTTCCGCCACACCATCGTCATCCTCACCTCCAACGTCGGCTCCCGCGTGGCGACGCGGCCCGGGCTGGGCTTCGGCGGCGCGCCGGAGGCATTCACGGCCGACACCGTCCAGCAGCGCCTCGCGGGGACCTTCCGCAAGGAGTTCCTCAACCGCCTCGACCGGATCGTGGTGTTCCAGCCGCTGCGCCGCCCGGTGATGCGCAAGCTGCTCGACCTCGAACTCACCAAGGCGCTCGACCGGCGCGGGCTGCGCCACCGGGGCTGGGCCGTCGAGTTCGACGCCGCCGCGCTGGAATTTCTGCTGGACGAGGGCTTCACGCCTGACCTGGGAGCGCGGCCCCTAAAACGTGCGGTCGAGCGCCACCTGCTCACGCCGCTGGCCCGCACCATTGTCGCGCACGCCGCGCCCGAGGGCGACCAGTTCCTCTTCGTACGCGGCGCCACCGATGCCAAGGGGAGGGGTGGCCTGGAGGTCGAGTTCGTCGACCCCGACGCGGACGACGGCACGCCGCTGCCGAACGCCGAGGACGTGGGCGAGACGCTCGAAGCTGTGGCGCTCGACGCGCAGGGCACGCCCGCCGAACTCGCGCTCGTGCTCGACCAGTACGACGCCCTCGCCGCCGCCGTGGACGACGATGCCTGGGCGCAGGCGAAGAGTGAGGCCTACGCCCGCATGGCCGATGGGGCCTTCTGGAGCGACCCCGGCCGCTTCGAGACGCTGGGCCGCGCCGAGTTCATGGACCGCATCGAGGCCGGGCTCGACACGGCCGACTCGCTGCTGGAGCGCCTCGAAGATGTCCGTGCGAAGGGCAACGCGACGCTCCCGCGCTCCGTGATGCAGCGCGTGGCGCACCAGCTCTTCTTGTTGAGGGAGGCGTTGGCTACGCTGGAGGAGCAGGCCCCGCGCGCCGCCGTCGTGCGGATCGAGGCCGAGGTCACCGACGCGGCCTGGGCAGGCGAGGTGGCGGGGATGTACCAGCGCTGGGCCGTCCACCGCCGCATGCGCCTGGACGTGATCGCCGACGATGCGCAGGGCAACGGGTCCGGCCCTGCCTTCCAACGGACGTTCGCCGTGTCGGGCTTCGGCGCGTGGCGGCTGCTCGATGCCGAGGCCGGGCTGCACGTCCACGAGACGCCAAAGGACGGGAACCAGAATGGCTACGACCGCACCGTAGCGCGCGTGACCGTCGTGCCTTGCCCCGAGCCGTTGCCCGCCGCGCCTGCGGAGCGAGCCGCGGTCTGCCACGCCGCGCTCGCCGCCGCCACGGAGGCGGGGCGCCCCGAGATCGTCCGGCGCTACCGCGAGGCCCCGTCGCCGCTCGTCCGCGACGCCGTCCGTGGCTGGCGCACCGGCCGCCTCGACCGCGTCCTCGACGGCCACTTCGACCTGATCGGGGCGGGCAGCTAA